A part of Rattus rattus isolate New Zealand chromosome 4, Rrattus_CSIRO_v1, whole genome shotgun sequence genomic DNA contains:
- the LOC116898454 gene encoding glutathione S-transferase A6: MAEKPLFHYDEARGRMESVRWLLAAAGVEYEEKFIHTNEDLEKLRSDGVLMFQQVPMVEVDGMKLVQTRAIMNYFSSKYNLYGKDMKERALIDMYSEGLADLNEMFILYPYDPPGVKEANIALMKEKATNRYFPAFEKVFESHGQDYLVGNKLSKADIHLVEMIYNMEELDTNILANFPLLQAVGSFFFFFFFFLTAGSETRISDMPTIKKFLQPGSQRQPPVDEKSIQKTRKIFKF, encoded by the exons ATGGCAGAGAAGCCTTTATTTCATTATGATGAGGCCCGGGGTAGAATGGAGTCTGTGCGGTGGCTATTGGCTGCAGCTGGAGTAGAG TATGAAGAGAAGTTTATACACACTAATGAAGACTTGGAGAAGTTAAGAAGTG ATGGAGTTCTGATGTTCCAGCAAGTGCCCATGGTGGAGGTTGATGGGATGAAGCTGGTGCAGACCAGAGCCATTATGAACTATTTTTCCAGCAAATACAATCTCTATGGAAAGGACATGAAGGAGAGAGCCCT TATCGATATGTATTCGGAAGGGTTGGCAGATTTGAATGAGATGTTTATTCTCTACCCGTATGACCCACCTGGGGTCAAAGAAGCAAATATCGCCCTGATGAAAGAGAAAGCGACAAACCGTTACTTTCCTGCCTTTGAAAAG GTGTTTGAGAGTCATGGACAGGACTACCTCGTTGGGAACAAGCTAAGCAAGGCTGACATTCACCTGGTTGAAATGATCTACAACATGGAAGAACTGGATACCAACATTTTAGCCAACTTTCCTCTACTGCAG gctgtgggttctttttttttttttttttttttttttttaactgcaggCTCTGAAACCCGAATCAGTGACATGCCCACCATAAAGAAGTTTCTGCAGCCTGGCAGCCAAAGGCAGCCTCCTGTTGATGAGAAAAGTATACAAAAAACAaggaagattttcaagttttaa